The Beijerinckiaceae bacterium genome has a window encoding:
- a CDS encoding transcriptional regulator, with protein MTRRTNFGAMECPVARSLECVGEWWSILILRDAFQGLTKFDEFEKSLGIAPNMLTRRLKHLTANGMLKTRLYSKRPPRHEYLLTQKSRDFFPVLVALLGWANKHLASRGVSLQLADRDSLATFEPIVVNDQGNPVSLSNIVLLPGVAASAEMHRRLETVKALRPERSQKRTSV; from the coding sequence ATGACCCGTCGAACCAATTTTGGCGCAATGGAATGCCCTGTCGCCCGCTCGCTCGAATGCGTGGGCGAATGGTGGAGCATTCTTATTTTGCGCGACGCCTTTCAGGGCCTTACGAAATTCGACGAGTTCGAGAAAAGCCTAGGCATAGCGCCCAATATGCTGACGCGGCGGCTCAAACATTTGACCGCCAATGGCATGCTAAAAACGCGGCTCTATTCGAAACGCCCGCCCCGCCACGAGTATCTGCTGACCCAGAAGAGCCGGGATTTTTTCCCGGTGCTTGTGGCCCTTTTGGGGTGGGCCAATAAGCACCTTGCGTCTCGCGGCGTCTCATTGCAACTGGCAGACCGCGACTCCCTCGCGACTTTCGAGCCGATCGTGGTCAATGATCAGGGCAATCCGGTCTCGCTTTCCAATATTGTTCTGCTGCCGGGGGTGGCGGCTTCCGCCGAAATGCACCGAAGGCTGGAGACGGTGAAGGCTTTGCGTCCCGAACGGTCTCAAAAGCGCACCAGCGTCTAA
- a CDS encoding beta-ketoacyl-[acyl-carrier-protein] synthase family protein — translation MISSQRERRVAVTGYGAICALGRDSTEIWEGILEHRRGYAKEDHPDPAVVAKFFGFIPYELDMKRFPKSLLKALPRFTKLGISAADEAVRMAFGNTAIDDFYDPFERGVIFGAGWGGLDDTIYHNDEYRAEGLSNPFSNILAMYSVGSAAMSIRWNLRGYQNTPVAACATGSMSIGDAYEIIRQGRAKMMLAGGGESIKGAFNVWTVDILGALSKEQDVIEKACCPFSLDRSGFVMSEGAAVLCLEEYETAKQRGARILGEIVGYGSYSDARDWTSPAPDCLGRLKSIQAACDQARVSGSDIDYINAHGTSTQLNDANETESLKLAFDKRMRDIPVSSTKSYTGHLIAGAGAIESIFCLKTMETGTVPATIHLNNPDPQCDLDYVPNEHRYNQTIDTTLNVNYGFGGTNTALIFRKAH, via the coding sequence GAAGATCATCCAGATCCTGCTGTCGTTGCCAAATTCTTCGGGTTTATTCCGTATGAGCTCGACATGAAGCGCTTCCCCAAGAGCTTGCTCAAGGCTCTCCCGCGCTTCACCAAGCTCGGTATTTCCGCAGCCGACGAGGCTGTCCGCATGGCCTTCGGCAATACGGCCATCGATGATTTCTACGACCCGTTCGAACGGGGAGTCATCTTTGGAGCTGGGTGGGGAGGCCTCGATGATACGATCTATCACAACGATGAATATCGGGCGGAGGGGCTGAGCAATCCCTTTTCCAATATTCTGGCGATGTACAGCGTTGGCTCGGCTGCGATGTCGATTCGCTGGAACCTCCGGGGCTATCAGAACACGCCTGTCGCCGCCTGCGCGACAGGAAGCATGTCGATCGGCGATGCCTACGAGATCATTCGGCAAGGTCGGGCAAAGATGATGCTCGCCGGCGGCGGCGAAAGCATCAAGGGAGCCTTCAACGTTTGGACCGTCGATATTCTTGGAGCCCTCAGCAAGGAACAGGACGTCATTGAGAAAGCCTGCTGCCCGTTCAGTCTCGATCGCAGTGGCTTCGTCATGTCGGAAGGTGCCGCGGTCCTCTGTTTGGAAGAGTACGAGACCGCCAAACAGCGCGGAGCGCGGATTCTGGGAGAAATCGTCGGCTATGGCAGCTATTCGGATGCCCGCGACTGGACCTCGCCGGCGCCGGATTGCCTTGGCCGTCTCAAATCCATCCAAGCCGCCTGCGACCAGGCACGGGTTTCCGGAAGCGATATTGATTATATCAACGCGCATGGAACCTCGACCCAATTGAACGATGCCAATGAAACCGAGTCTTTGAAGCTTGCGTTCGACAAGCGCATGCGGGACATCCCGGTCTCGAGTACAAAGTCGTACACCGGCCATCTCATCGCGGGCGCTGGCGCGATCGAATCGATTTTTTGTCTAAAGACGATGGAAACCGGCACGGTTCCTGCGACCATTCATCTGAACAATCCAGATCCTCAATGCGATCTGGACTATGTGCCTAATGAACATCGTTACAACCAAACCATCGATACGACGCTTAACGTCAATTATGGATTCGGCGGCACCAATACGGCCCTGATTTTCAGAAAGGCCCATTGA